From Brassica oleracea var. oleracea cultivar TO1000 chromosome C3, BOL, whole genome shotgun sequence, a single genomic window includes:
- the LOC106329834 gene encoding phospholipase A1-Ialpha2, chloroplastic-like has translation MAAKSLFQSPNPKHVPFLKSDQTLVLPHVVSLPNSKTTAKRLVVSSSSSSSSSAVLAPHILTSPVASPLVSRAQAPLARVWREIQGCNNWKDLIEPTLNPLLQQEITRYGNLVSTCYKAFDLNPNSKRYLNCKYGKQTLLQETGVDQAEEYQVTKYIYATPDINISISPIQNEANRGARWVGYVAVSSDESVKRLGRRDIVVTFRGTVTNPEWVTNFMSSLAPARFDPHNARPEVKVESGFLSLYTSDESESKFGLESCRQQLLSEISRLVNKYKGEDMSITLAGHSMGSSLAHLLAYDIAELGLNRRMGERDVPITVFSFAGPRVGNLGFKKRCEELGVKVLRITNVNDPITKLPGVLFNENFRVLGGFYELPWSCSCYAHVGVQLTLDFFDVQNISCVHDLGTYIDLLNRRRINSRSADSDKEKDNDIFSLEFLKRKGENMMFLKGQRRVHWTNVVDLLSSVSDHMLYCNIF, from the coding sequence ATGGCGGCTAAGTCCTTGTTTCAAAGCCCTAATCCGAAACATGTTCCATTTCTAAAATCAGACCAAACTCTAGTTCTTCCTCATGTTGTCTCTCTCCCCAATTCCAAAACCACCGCCAAAAGACTCGTAGTTTCGTCTTCTTCCTCTTCCTCTTCTTCTGCTGTATTAGCACCACATATTCTTACTTCTCCTGTTGCTTCTCCTCTAGTATCTCGTGCTCAGGCACCGTTAGCTAGGGTTTGGAGAGAGATACAAGGGTGTAACAACTGGAAAGATCTCATCGAACCTACTTTAAACCCTCTTCTCCAACAAGAGATCACTCGCTACGGCAACTTAGTCTCAACATGTTACAAAGCCTTCGACCTAAACCCTAATTCAAAACGTTACTTGAACTGCAAGTATGGCAAACAAACCCTACTTCAAGAAACCGGAGTCGACCAGGCTGAGGAGTACCAAGTCACCAAATACATCTACGCCACGCCGGATATCAACATCAGCATCAGTCCGATCCAGAACGAGGCCAATAGGGGCGCACGTTGGGTAGGTTACGTCGCAGTTTCATCTGATGAATCGGTAAAACGTTTAGGGAGGAGAGACATTGTGGTGACGTTTCGTGGAACGGTAACTAATCCTGAATGGGTCACGAACTTCATGAGCTCTTTGGCTCCGGCTAGGTTCGATCCTCATAATGCACGTCCCGAGGTGAAGGTGGAATCAGGGTTCTTGAGTTTATACACATCTGATGAGAGTGAGAGCAAGTTCGGACTAGAGAGCTGCAGACAGCAGCTTCTGTCCGAGATATCGAGATTGGTGAATAAGTATAAAGGAGAAGATATGAGTATAACACTCGCTGGACATAGCATGGGAAGCTCATTGGCTCATCTTCTTGCTTACGACATTGCGGAGCTAGGTTTAAACCGGAGGATGGGCGAGAGGGATGTTCCCATAACGGTCTTCTCTTTCGCAGGTCCTAGGGTTGGTAACTTGGGGTTCAAGAAACGTTGTGAGGAGCTAGGAGTTAAGGTTTTGAGGATCACTAACGTTAACGATCCGATCACTAAACTTCCAGGCGTTTTATTCAATGAGAATTTTAGGGTTTTAGGTGGGTTTTATGAGCTTCCATGGAGTTGTTCATGTTATGCTCATGTTGGGGTCCAACTCACACTAGATTTCTTTGATGTTCAAAACATTTCTTGCGTTCACGATCTAGGGACTTATATCGATCTTCTCAACCGGAGAAGAATAAATTCGAGGTCAGCCGATTCTGATAAAGAAAAGGATAATGACATTTTTTCCTTGGAGTTTTTGAAGAGAAAGGGTGAGAATATGATGTTCTTGAAGGGACAACGAAGGGTGCATTGGACCAACGTCGTGGATCTACTTTCTTCTGTCTCTGATCATATGTTGTATTGTAATATTTTCTAG